A genome region from Alkalimarinus coralli includes the following:
- a CDS encoding rubredoxin, with product MKKWQCVVCGLIYDEAEGWPEDGIEPGTAWDDVPEDWLCPDCGVGKEDFEMIEI from the coding sequence ATGAAGAAGTGGCAATGCGTTGTATGTGGTCTGATTTATGATGAGGCAGAAGGTTGGCCGGAGGATGGCATTGAGCCTGGTACTGCCTGGGATGATGTACCGGAAGACTGGTTGTGCCCTGACTGTGGTGTCGGAAAAGAAGACTTTGAGATGATCGAAATCTAG